Genomic window (Flexivirga aerilata):
GCGATGGCCCGGAAGAGGTCGAGCGTGGCGGATCGCAGATCACCCTCGGACTGCGCCTGCTCGGCGCGGCGGCGCAGCTGGTCGGCCGTGAGGGTGGTGTCGGCCAGCACGCCGGCCTGCTCGACTGCACGCTTCGTGCGTCCGCGCCGCCGGAGCTGAGTGAGCGCGACGGTGACGACGCCGGCGAGCAGCAGGAGTGCTGGCAGCAGCATCCACAGGGGGAGCGCGGTGCCGATGCCGTTCAGCAGGTCGTTCAGCCGGTCCATGGCCCAGTCCCACAGCCGCTCCAGCCAGCTGCGCTGGTCGGCGTATGCCGGTTTGGACAGCTCCCGCTCCAGCAGGTCGCGCGCCTGACCGTCGCCCGGGTTCAGCGGCGCGTCACGCTGCACCGGCTTTGTCCTGACCGGCCGCCTGCATCAGCGTGACGTCGAGGGCTTCCTTGCGGATCCGCTGGTCCAGGTAGAGCAGGGCGC
Coding sequences:
- a CDS encoding DUF4129 domain-containing protein, with translation MQRDAPLNPGDGQARDLLERELSKPAYADQRSWLERLWDWAMDRLNDLLNGIGTALPLWMLLPALLLLAGVVTVALTQLRRRGRTKRAVEQAGVLADTTLTADQLRRRAEQAQSEGDLRSATLDLFRAIARAAEERALIVPRPGRTAHEVGAELSTFFPSQRDELRSAANLFDRVRYGGATATDDDATRMRALDAALTRTRPQHTVTHGAPA